One Sphingomicrobium sp. XHP0239 DNA segment encodes these proteins:
- a CDS encoding BolA family protein → MTDESPSDTTVSAEIIRRLRNALHPETLRLDNESAQHAGHAGDDGSGETHWSLHIVSAQFAGENRVARQRMIYKALGDLMDNPIHALQIKAQTPEEARA, encoded by the coding sequence ATGACCGACGAAAGCCCCTCCGATACGACCGTCTCCGCCGAGATCATCCGCCGCCTTCGCAACGCGCTTCACCCCGAAACGCTGCGCCTCGACAACGAGAGCGCCCAGCACGCCGGCCATGCCGGTGACGACGGATCGGGCGAGACCCACTGGTCGCTGCATATCGTTTCCGCGCAGTTCGCGGGCGAGAACCGGGTCGCGCGCCAGCGGATGATTTACAAGGCGCTGGGTGACCTCATGGACAATCCCATTCATGCGCTGCAGATCAAGGCGCAAACCCCCGAGGAGGCCCGCGCATGA
- a CDS encoding oxygenase MpaB family protein, with protein MPSEFVRQRLIAHVRGVFNEEGQQPVPPSDAAWFAKDTPIRLVHADIVGMMVGGVRGLLLQMLHPHALQGVLDYSDFRADMHGRLRRTARFIAVTTFGHRDEAQAAVDRVNRIHQSVAGTLPGGAAYRATDPRVLAWVHVVEAQSFLAGYQRYVRPRLTGAERDRYFDQFALVADKLGADPVPRSAAEADAIFRDLRSDLATSAKTREVARLVLSQNTPGTPAIVQRMIMAEAVALLPPFARDMLGLDRSLLALPARVGTAGAARTLRWAFRQGYRTSNPD; from the coding sequence ATGCCGTCCGAGTTCGTCCGCCAGCGATTGATCGCCCATGTCCGAGGGGTGTTCAACGAGGAAGGGCAGCAGCCCGTCCCGCCGTCGGACGCGGCCTGGTTCGCCAAGGACACGCCCATCCGGCTGGTGCATGCGGACATCGTGGGAATGATGGTGGGCGGCGTACGGGGCCTGCTGTTGCAGATGCTCCACCCGCACGCGTTGCAGGGGGTGCTCGACTATTCCGACTTTCGCGCCGACATGCACGGGCGGCTGCGCCGGACCGCGCGGTTCATCGCGGTCACGACCTTCGGCCATCGCGACGAGGCGCAGGCGGCGGTCGATCGCGTCAACCGGATCCACCAGAGCGTGGCGGGTACGCTCCCCGGCGGCGCTGCCTATCGCGCCACCGACCCCAGGGTGCTGGCATGGGTGCATGTCGTCGAAGCGCAGAGCTTTCTCGCGGGCTACCAGCGCTACGTTCGCCCGCGCCTGACCGGGGCGGAGCGGGACCGTTATTTCGACCAGTTCGCGCTGGTCGCCGACAAGCTGGGGGCCGACCCCGTGCCCCGGTCCGCAGCCGAGGCCGACGCGATCTTCCGCGACTTGCGGTCCGACCTCGCCACGTCGGCCAAAACACGCGAGGTCGCGCGCCTCGTCCTGTCGCAGAACACGCCCGGAACGCCCGCAATCGTCCAGCGGATGATCATGGCCGAGGCGGTCGCGCTGCTGCCCCCGTTCGCCCGGGACATGCTGGGGCTCGACCGCTCGCTGTTGGCGCTGCCCGCGCGGGTAGGGACCGCTGGCGCGGCGCGCACGCTACGCTGGGCGTTCCGCCAAGGATATCGAACGTCAAATCCGGATTGA
- a CDS encoding J domain-containing protein has translation MASRHTKWHGRVEGAAATCAHPGCEEAGEFRAPVTLGDFDGPGHYRYLCLEHVREHNAAYDYFDGMSAEEIAEETSPIPRRDRGSRRFAFTRGGDPGPAWADFDDPLDAIAARFRGGASMRKAQARSRFSAAEQESLHVLGIGSDATLADVRAAYKKLVRVYHPDRNGGDRRHEARLRAVIDAYDRLKHAEAFAA, from the coding sequence ATGGCTTCACGACACACCAAATGGCACGGGCGGGTCGAGGGTGCGGCAGCGACCTGCGCCCATCCGGGATGCGAGGAAGCGGGCGAGTTTCGCGCGCCCGTGACGCTCGGCGATTTCGACGGCCCCGGCCACTACCGCTACCTCTGTCTCGAGCACGTGCGCGAGCATAATGCGGCCTACGATTATTTCGACGGGATGAGCGCGGAGGAGATTGCGGAGGAAACCTCGCCCATTCCCCGTCGCGACCGAGGCTCGCGCCGCTTCGCCTTCACCCGGGGCGGCGACCCCGGACCCGCCTGGGCCGATTTCGACGACCCGCTCGACGCCATCGCGGCGCGCTTTCGTGGCGGCGCTTCGATGCGCAAGGCGCAGGCCCGATCGCGTTTCAGCGCGGCCGAGCAGGAATCGCTGCACGTGCTCGGCATCGGCAGCGATGCAACGCTCGCGGACGTTCGTGCCGCCTACAAGAAACTGGTGCGGGTCTATCACCCCGATCGCAACGGCGGGGATCGCCGCCACGAAGCGCGGCTGCGCGCGGTGATCGACGCCTACGACCGACTGAAGCACGCCGAGGCGTTCGCGGCTTAG
- the nusB gene encoding transcription antitermination factor NusB encodes MTSRSQSRSAARLAAVQALYQRDMEGTATAQLIHEFHEHRLGATIEGETYAEAEVLFFDDVVAGVVARGEEIDGKIAAKLAEGWKLERLDKPMRAILRAGTYELLARPDVPRASVIDEYLDVADAFYDKKEKGFVNGLLDAIAKDVRG; translated from the coding sequence ATGACCAGCCGTTCCCAATCGCGCAGTGCCGCGCGCCTCGCCGCCGTCCAGGCGCTCTACCAGCGCGACATGGAGGGCACCGCGACCGCGCAGCTCATCCACGAATTCCACGAACATCGTCTCGGCGCGACGATCGAGGGCGAAACCTACGCCGAGGCCGAAGTGCTGTTCTTCGACGATGTCGTCGCCGGCGTCGTGGCGCGCGGGGAGGAAATCGACGGCAAGATCGCCGCGAAGCTGGCGGAAGGATGGAAGCTGGAACGGCTGGACAAGCCGATGCGCGCGATCCTGCGCGCCGGCACCTACGAACTGCTCGCCCGTCCCGACGTGCCGCGCGCCAGCGTGATCGACGAATATCTCGATGTCGCCGACGCCTTCTACGACAAGAAGGAAAAGGGCTTCGTCAACGGCCTGCTCGACGCCATCGCCAAGGACGTCCGCGGCTAG
- a CDS encoding DUF2332 domain-containing protein, which translates to MSPTPAAAFANQIDYCRANGAPLTAAIVKAVWDRVDPDGTLGQALHRWPGDPLADVLPLRVAAAVHALHLSGAEPRLAPLYAGELTREELSDTIAAVVAEREADILPWLKGPPQTNEAGRSAGFMAALLWLAARGHSPRFELIEIGSSAGINLMMDRFAFDLGGVRAGDAGSSLEIVPDWRGASPPDADVSIVSLTGCDRDPVDLSSREGRVRLAAYVWPEMKARMARLEQAFALADADPPHVVQADAADFVESRLAEPQEEGVTRVLMHSLVWQYLPAETQDRVRAAMEAAGARASEERPLAWVELEGDRTLLKHRLHVRAWPGAAERVELARAHAHGAWMEWIA; encoded by the coding sequence ATGAGCCCGACCCCCGCCGCCGCCTTCGCCAACCAGATCGACTATTGCCGCGCGAACGGGGCGCCGCTCACGGCCGCCATCGTGAAGGCGGTCTGGGACCGGGTCGATCCCGACGGAACGTTGGGGCAGGCGCTGCATCGCTGGCCGGGCGATCCGCTCGCCGACGTGCTGCCGCTGCGCGTGGCGGCGGCCGTCCATGCCCTGCACCTGTCGGGCGCCGAGCCGCGGCTGGCCCCGCTGTACGCGGGTGAACTGACGCGCGAGGAACTGTCCGACACGATCGCCGCGGTCGTCGCGGAGCGCGAGGCCGACATCCTGCCGTGGTTGAAGGGCCCGCCGCAGACCAACGAGGCGGGGCGCTCGGCGGGGTTCATGGCGGCGCTGCTGTGGCTGGCGGCGCGGGGCCACTCACCGCGCTTCGAATTGATCGAGATCGGGTCGAGCGCGGGGATCAACCTGATGATGGACCGCTTCGCCTTCGATCTCGGCGGGGTGCGGGCCGGCGACGCGGGCAGCTCGCTCGAGATCGTGCCCGATTGGCGGGGTGCGTCGCCGCCCGATGCCGACGTCTCCATCGTGTCGTTGACGGGCTGCGACCGCGATCCCGTCGACCTGTCGAGCCGTGAGGGGCGGGTGCGGCTGGCCGCCTACGTGTGGCCCGAGATGAAGGCGCGGATGGCGCGGCTGGAGCAGGCGTTCGCGCTCGCCGACGCCGACCCGCCGCACGTCGTGCAGGCCGACGCCGCCGATTTCGTCGAGAGCCGCCTCGCCGAACCCCAGGAGGAAGGCGTCACGCGCGTCCTGATGCACAGCCTGGTCTGGCAATATCTTCCCGCCGAGACGCAGGACCGCGTCCGCGCGGCGATGGAAGCGGCGGGTGCACGGGCCAGCGAGGAGCGGCCCTTGGCCTGGGTGGAACTCGAAGGCGACCGCACCTTGCTCAAGCACCGGCTGCACGTGAGGGCGTGGCCGGGCGCGGCCGAACGCGTCGAACTGGCCCGTGCCCATGCGCATGGCGCCTGGATGGAGTGGATCGCCTAG
- a CDS encoding alpha/beta fold hydrolase: MNTERIALSTGVTLNVATAGPQDAPPVYLLHGFPESHRTWRGVAALLEDDFRLVMPDQRGFAGSDKPADIAAYRTDKAIADLLALAEANGHEKFALVGHDWGGAVAWAAALRGGPHVEKLVAINSPHPLIFQRSLIDDPDQRAASQYMSRFRETGMEERIRDMGIDTFFEKSFAPHVGLSAISDEERQTYIDQWSEEGALEGMLAWYRASPMLVPGVDEEDVAYPDWLMAGVPTIRVPTLVVWGMQDKALRPCQLDGLDGLIDDLTIERIEDAGHFVPWEKPEPVADAIRAFLTR, from the coding sequence TTGAACACCGAGCGAATCGCGCTGTCGACGGGGGTCACGCTCAACGTCGCGACCGCCGGGCCGCAGGACGCGCCTCCGGTCTACCTGCTCCACGGCTTTCCCGAATCGCATCGAACGTGGCGCGGCGTCGCGGCGCTGCTCGAGGACGATTTCCGCCTCGTCATGCCCGACCAGCGCGGGTTCGCCGGATCGGACAAGCCCGCCGATATCGCGGCCTATCGCACGGACAAGGCGATCGCCGACCTGCTCGCGCTGGCGGAGGCCAACGGGCACGAGAAGTTCGCGCTCGTCGGGCACGACTGGGGCGGCGCGGTGGCGTGGGCGGCAGCGCTGCGTGGCGGACCCCACGTCGAAAAGCTCGTCGCGATCAACTCGCCCCATCCGCTGATCTTCCAGCGCTCCCTCATCGACGATCCCGATCAGCGCGCCGCCAGCCAGTATATGAGCCGGTTCCGCGAAACGGGGATGGAGGAGCGGATCCGCGACATGGGCATCGACACCTTCTTCGAGAAGAGTTTCGCGCCGCATGTCGGCCTGTCCGCGATTTCCGACGAGGAGCGCCAAACCTACATCGATCAATGGAGCGAAGAGGGCGCGCTCGAAGGGATGCTCGCCTGGTATCGCGCCAGCCCGATGCTCGTCCCCGGCGTGGACGAGGAGGACGTCGCTTATCCCGACTGGCTGATGGCCGGCGTGCCGACGATCCGGGTTCCCACGCTGGTGGTATGGGGCATGCAGGACAAGGCGCTGCGCCCCTGCCAACTCGACGGGCTGGACGGGCTGATCGACGACCTCACGATCGAACGGATTGAGGACGCGGGTCACTTCGTGCCGTGGGAGAAGCCCGAGCCGGTGGCCGATGCGATCCGCGCGTTCCTGACGCGCTAG
- a CDS encoding sodium-translocating pyrophosphatase has protein sequence MNLVLIAIACGVFALLYGILTSRQVLGAPAGNERMVEVAGAIQEGAKAYLKRQYTAITVVGVIVAVLVLLFLGWVAAIGFVIGAVLSGLAGFIGMNVSVGANVRTAQAASKSLQAGLTLAFRSGAVTGMLVVGLALLAIAGFFAYLIGPGGYEADSSTVVIGLTALALGASLVSIFARLGGGIFTKAADVGADLVGKVEAGIPEDDPRNPAVIADNVGDNVGDCAGMAADLFETYVVTVGITMVLTALLLGDVAGDLLVPLMALPLLIGGACILTSIIGTFFVRLGKGSSNVMAAMYKGFLVSAILAIPLIYFATQYALGDMSAVIGSNITDIDANAPLAEEGTTTIAPFTGMDLFFCSLIGLAVTGLIIWITEYYTGTNYRPVKSIAKASETGHGTNVIQGLAISLEATALPTLLFVIGIIASFQLAGLMGLAYAATAMLSLAGMVVALDAYGPVTDNAGGIAEMSGLDDSVREKTDLLDAVGNTTKAVTKGYAIGSAALAALVLFAAYTTDLRKYFPGSDVDFSLENPYVIVGLLLGALLPYLFGALGMTAVGRAAGDVVIDVRQQFKDKPGIMDGSQRPDYARTVDLVTKAAIKEMVVPSLLPVLAPVVIYFAITAVAGQENGFAALGALLLGVIVSGLFVALSMTSGGGAWDNAKKYIEDGNHGGKGSEAHKAAVTGDTVGDPYKDTAGPAVNPMIKITNIVAILLLAALAGAGSGLIS, from the coding sequence ATGAATCTGGTTCTGATCGCGATCGCCTGTGGCGTTTTCGCTCTGCTGTACGGCATTCTCACGAGCCGCCAGGTGCTGGGCGCACCGGCGGGCAACGAACGCATGGTCGAGGTGGCGGGCGCCATCCAGGAAGGGGCGAAAGCCTATCTGAAACGGCAATATACGGCGATCACGGTGGTCGGCGTCATTGTCGCGGTGTTGGTGCTTCTGTTTCTCGGCTGGGTCGCGGCGATCGGGTTCGTGATCGGCGCGGTGCTGTCCGGACTGGCGGGCTTCATCGGCATGAACGTGTCGGTAGGCGCCAACGTGCGCACCGCGCAGGCGGCCTCGAAAAGCCTTCAGGCGGGTCTGACGCTGGCGTTCCGTTCGGGGGCGGTGACGGGCATGCTCGTCGTCGGGCTGGCGCTGCTCGCGATCGCGGGCTTCTTCGCCTATCTCATCGGTCCCGGCGGGTACGAAGCCGACAGTTCGACGGTCGTCATCGGCCTCACCGCGCTGGCGCTGGGTGCCTCGCTGGTGTCGATCTTCGCGCGTCTGGGCGGCGGCATCTTCACGAAGGCCGCCGACGTCGGCGCCGATCTGGTCGGCAAGGTCGAGGCGGGCATTCCCGAGGACGATCCCCGCAACCCGGCGGTCATCGCCGACAACGTGGGCGATAACGTCGGCGATTGCGCGGGCATGGCGGCCGACCTGTTCGAAACCTATGTCGTCACCGTCGGCATCACGATGGTGCTGACCGCGCTGCTTCTCGGCGACGTCGCGGGCGACCTTCTGGTACCGCTCATGGCGCTTCCGCTGCTGATCGGCGGGGCCTGCATCCTCACCAGCATCATCGGCACCTTCTTCGTGCGGCTCGGCAAGGGCAGCTCGAACGTGATGGCCGCGATGTACAAGGGCTTCCTCGTCAGCGCGATCCTCGCCATCCCGCTGATCTATTTCGCCACGCAATACGCCTTGGGCGACATGAGCGCGGTGATCGGCAGCAACATCACCGACATCGACGCCAACGCGCCACTGGCCGAAGAAGGCACGACCACGATAGCGCCGTTCACGGGCATGGATCTGTTCTTCTGCTCGCTGATCGGCCTGGCCGTCACCGGCCTCATCATCTGGATCACCGAATATTACACCGGCACCAACTATCGCCCGGTGAAGTCGATCGCCAAGGCGTCGGAGACCGGCCACGGCACCAACGTCATCCAGGGCCTCGCGATCAGCCTCGAGGCGACGGCGCTGCCTACGCTGCTGTTCGTCATCGGCATCATCGCCAGCTTCCAGCTCGCGGGGCTCATGGGTCTTGCCTATGCCGCGACCGCGATGCTCTCGCTCGCCGGCATGGTCGTCGCACTGGACGCCTACGGGCCGGTCACCGACAATGCCGGCGGCATCGCCGAAATGTCGGGGCTGGACGACAGCGTCCGCGAGAAGACCGATCTTCTCGACGCGGTCGGCAACACGACCAAGGCGGTCACCAAGGGCTATGCGATCGGTTCGGCCGCGCTCGCCGCCCTCGTGCTGTTCGCCGCCTACACGACCGACCTGCGGAAATACTTCCCTGGCTCGGACGTCGATTTCAGCCTCGAGAATCCGTACGTGATCGTCGGGCTGCTGCTCGGCGCGCTTCTCCCCTACCTGTTCGGTGCACTGGGCATGACCGCGGTCGGCCGTGCGGCGGGCGACGTCGTCATCGACGTCCGCCAGCAGTTCAAGGACAAGCCCGGCATCATGGACGGCTCGCAGCGTCCCGATTACGCCCGCACCGTCGATCTCGTCACCAAGGCGGCGATCAAGGAGATGGTCGTCCCCTCGCTACTCCCGGTCCTCGCGCCCGTCGTGATCTATTTCGCGATCACCGCTGTGGCGGGCCAGGAAAACGGCTTTGCGGCACTCGGCGCCCTGCTGCTCGGCGTGATCGTCTCGGGGCTGTTCGTGGCGCTCTCGATGACCTCGGGCGGCGGCGCATGGGACAATGCCAAGAAATATATCGAGGACGGCAATCACGGCGGCAAGGGCTCCGAAGCCCACAAGGCCGCAGTGACCGGCGACACGGTGGGCGATCCCTACAAGGACACCGCCGGCCCGGCCGTGAACCCGATGATCAAGATCACGAACATCGTGGCCATCCTCCTCCTCGCCGCGCTGGCGGGGGCCGGTTCGGGCCTGATTTCCTGA
- a CDS encoding SIMPL domain-containing protein: MRSTILLAPLALAACNQAEADPRGVDRDETLLTVNATGEAEARPDEARFSLGVETLAGSARAASAANAEKMQEVMVALAPFDIPEEQMQTRNLSVQRITYGDDRGRYRAYNILEVRMDDVDRAGDAVTAVTDTGGNLVSGPTLAQSDPEAATQSAYAEAYRNARLRADAYAEAAGLQVARILTIRDGGQQGGPYPVDTASVEMSAQAAPPPPINTAPFQPGMNRARVNVTVAFALEAADD, from the coding sequence ATGCGTTCCACCATTCTCCTTGCCCCCCTCGCGCTTGCCGCCTGCAACCAGGCCGAGGCCGATCCGCGCGGCGTCGACCGCGACGAAACCCTGCTGACCGTCAACGCCACCGGCGAGGCGGAGGCGCGTCCCGACGAAGCGCGCTTCAGCCTCGGCGTCGAGACGCTCGCGGGAAGCGCCCGTGCCGCCAGCGCCGCCAATGCGGAGAAGATGCAGGAGGTGATGGTCGCGCTTGCGCCCTTCGACATTCCCGAAGAGCAGATGCAGACCCGCAACCTCTCGGTCCAGCGCATCACCTACGGCGACGATCGGGGCCGCTACCGCGCGTACAACATCCTCGAGGTGCGGATGGACGATGTCGATCGGGCCGGCGATGCCGTGACCGCGGTCACCGACACGGGCGGCAACCTCGTGAGCGGGCCTACCCTGGCCCAGTCCGACCCCGAGGCGGCGACCCAGTCGGCCTATGCCGAGGCCTATCGCAACGCGCGGCTCCGCGCCGATGCCTATGCGGAGGCGGCGGGGCTGCAGGTCGCGCGGATCCTGACCATCCGTGACGGGGGACAGCAGGGCGGCCCCTATCCGGTCGACACGGCTTCGGTCGAGATGTCGGCGCAGGCGGCCCCGCCCCCGCCGATCAATACCGCGCCGTTCCAGCCGGGCATGAACCGCGCGCGGGTCAACGTGACCGTGGCCTTCGCGCTCGAAGCGGCGGACGACTAA
- the thiL gene encoding thiamine-phosphate kinase, producing the protein MSVEARLLDRLRRMVSHPAAKGLTDDAAHLGDLVLSHDSIAQGVHYRAEDPPESVGWKLAAVNLSDLAAKGAEPVGALLSLTIGDPPDRMLEGEWEEAFLRGVAAAGESYGLPLLGGDTIALPPGAPRVLGLTVVGRGGGSTPLRSGARAGDVIVTIGTFGDAMAGLALLEEDANAAGTLVDIYRRPIPQLAAGQALAAAAHAMMDVSDGLLLDADRMASASGLSWEIELDAVPLSAAFLAARGEDRAARLFAASAGDDYALLAAVPERTATTLSQSLPPGTIVHSVGRFVSGPARVLTHAGQRIELPERLGHEHRIE; encoded by the coding sequence TTGAGCGTCGAGGCCCGCCTGCTCGACCGGCTGCGGCGGATGGTCAGCCATCCCGCCGCCAAAGGGCTCACCGACGACGCCGCGCATCTGGGCGACCTCGTGCTCAGTCACGACAGCATCGCGCAGGGCGTGCATTACCGTGCCGAAGATCCGCCCGAGAGCGTCGGCTGGAAGCTGGCGGCGGTGAACCTGTCCGACCTCGCCGCCAAGGGGGCGGAACCGGTCGGGGCGCTGCTGTCGCTGACGATCGGCGATCCTCCCGACAGGATGCTGGAAGGCGAGTGGGAGGAGGCGTTCCTGCGCGGGGTCGCGGCGGCGGGGGAAAGCTACGGTCTGCCGCTGCTGGGGGGCGACACGATCGCCCTGCCCCCGGGCGCGCCGCGCGTACTCGGCCTGACCGTGGTCGGACGCGGAGGCGGATCGACGCCGCTTCGATCGGGCGCGAGGGCGGGCGACGTCATCGTCACGATCGGCACCTTCGGCGACGCGATGGCGGGGCTGGCGCTGCTGGAGGAGGATGCGAACGCGGCGGGCACGCTCGTCGATATCTATCGCCGCCCCATCCCCCAGCTCGCCGCCGGACAGGCGCTCGCCGCCGCCGCCCATGCGATGATGGACGTGTCCGACGGCCTGCTGCTCGACGCCGACCGAATGGCCAGTGCGAGCGGGCTCAGCTGGGAGATCGAACTCGACGCGGTGCCGCTATCGGCCGCCTTTCTCGCCGCGCGCGGCGAGGATCGCGCGGCGCGCCTGTTCGCGGCGAGCGCGGGCGACGATTATGCACTGCTCGCCGCGGTTCCCGAGCGGACCGCCACGACGTTAAGCCAATCTTTACCTCCCGGGACCATCGTCCATTCCGTCGGACGGTTCGTGTCCGGCCCGGCCCGCGTGCTTACCCACGCTGGCCAGCGGATCGAATTGCCGGAGAGGCTCGGCCATGAACATCGCATTGAATGA
- a CDS encoding glutathione S-transferase has translation MSYDLWYWPSIQGRGEFVRLALEAAEQPYRDRARDADAQALVEDLEARSGFRPYAPPYLVDGDHVVSQVAHVCAYLAGKHDFGGADMHEGSALMQVQLTVTDIVAEVHDTHHPVEQGAYYKDQEPEAERAAKEFRDDRMPKYFAYFEDALSANDGPFAGGQRWTHVDTSLFQLVEGLRYAFPKRMKAIESDYPRLIACRDAVADLPGIAAYLKSDRRIPFNENGIFRHYPELDGQ, from the coding sequence ATGAGCTACGACCTTTGGTACTGGCCCTCGATCCAGGGACGCGGCGAGTTCGTGCGGCTGGCACTGGAAGCAGCGGAGCAACCCTACCGCGACCGCGCGCGCGACGCCGATGCACAGGCGCTGGTCGAGGATCTGGAAGCGCGCTCGGGCTTTCGCCCCTACGCACCGCCCTATCTGGTCGACGGCGACCATGTCGTCAGCCAGGTCGCGCACGTCTGCGCCTACCTCGCCGGCAAGCACGATTTCGGCGGCGCGGACATGCACGAGGGATCGGCACTGATGCAGGTACAGCTGACCGTCACCGACATCGTCGCCGAAGTGCACGACACGCACCACCCGGTCGAGCAGGGCGCCTACTACAAGGACCAGGAGCCCGAGGCGGAGCGCGCCGCCAAGGAGTTTCGCGACGACCGGATGCCCAAATATTTCGCCTATTTCGAAGACGCGCTGTCGGCGAACGACGGCCCGTTCGCGGGCGGCCAACGATGGACCCACGTCGATACGTCGCTGTTCCAGCTGGTCGAGGGTCTTCGCTATGCCTTTCCCAAGCGGATGAAGGCGATCGAGAGCGACTATCCCAGGCTGATCGCGTGCCGCGATGCGGTCGCCGACCTTCCGGGGATCGCCGCCTACCTCAAATCCGATCGACGCATTCCCTTCAACGAAAACGGGATCTTCCGTCACTATCCGGAGCTGGACGGCCAATGA
- a CDS encoding pirin family protein: protein MSLIDITPTVHDLGAFKVRRVLPSKARTMVGPFIFVDEFGPAQMETGEGMDVRPHPHINLATVTYLFEGAIHHRDSLGTSQVIRPGAVNLMTAGKGIVHSERSPQDERDAGPKLYGMQTWLALPEDREEMEPAFDHVGSDALPLVEDGNASARILMGTLWGASAGTPQHSSTIYADLLLDGGALPIDAEADERAVLVTEGTLSLDDQKLEPFILYVLAPGEAMTLKGTGRAMLLGGEAFATKRHVWWNFVSSSPDRIQQAKEDWQNRRFDVVPGDAEERIPIPDVPKTVSYP, encoded by the coding sequence ATGAGCTTGATCGACATCACCCCCACGGTCCACGATCTGGGCGCTTTCAAGGTCCGCCGCGTGCTGCCATCTAAGGCCCGCACGATGGTGGGGCCCTTCATCTTCGTCGACGAATTCGGCCCCGCGCAGATGGAAACGGGCGAGGGCATGGACGTTCGCCCCCACCCGCACATCAACCTCGCCACCGTCACCTACCTGTTCGAGGGCGCGATCCATCATCGCGACAGCCTCGGCACCAGCCAGGTGATCCGCCCGGGCGCCGTCAATCTGATGACCGCGGGCAAGGGCATCGTCCATTCCGAACGCAGCCCGCAGGACGAGCGCGACGCCGGTCCCAAGCTCTACGGAATGCAGACGTGGCTGGCGCTTCCCGAGGACCGCGAAGAGATGGAGCCAGCGTTCGACCATGTCGGGTCCGACGCGCTACCGCTTGTCGAGGACGGCAACGCCTCCGCCCGCATCCTGATGGGGACCCTGTGGGGCGCCAGCGCGGGGACGCCGCAGCACAGTTCGACCATCTACGCCGACCTGCTGCTCGACGGGGGCGCGTTGCCGATCGACGCGGAGGCCGACGAACGGGCGGTGCTCGTCACCGAAGGCACGCTCTCGCTCGACGACCAGAAGCTCGAACCGTTCATCCTATATGTGCTTGCCCCTGGGGAGGCGATGACGCTCAAGGGCACGGGGCGCGCGATGCTGCTCGGCGGCGAAGCCTTCGCGACCAAGCGCCACGTCTGGTGGAATTTCGTGAGCTCGAGCCCCGATCGCATCCAGCAGGCGAAGGAAGACTGGCAGAACCGACGCTTCGACGTGGTCCCCGGCGACGCGGAAGAGCGCATTCCGATCCCCGACGTTCCCAAGACCGTCAGCTACCCCTGA
- a CDS encoding alpha/beta hydrolase, translated as MAIGTMMMAVALSCELSGWPEDLPAPTLINREASDVAVSSGSVMRMCWRAATGWSEGAEVFVWFPSSYEDDEDRRYPVLYMHDGQNLFDPALTNYQKEWGMDEAIARLHSRGDLREWIVVGIRSPEQRYMTLFPEKLVDHLPAERVAALASVSGSPMIEREALMGDEYLFWLTNTLKGFIDDAYRTLPGPEDTAVMGSSMGGLMSLYALAEYPDVFGQAAAVSIHYPLGEPEVGDVAANVADTTAAWARYLETSAMRPGPNRLYMDHGTATLDQYYPPYADAFDAMMAERGWDGAAYESRRFSGAEHDENAWRERVDIPLAFLDREDP; from the coding sequence ATGGCAATCGGGACGATGATGATGGCGGTGGCGCTTTCGTGCGAGCTTTCCGGCTGGCCCGAGGACCTGCCGGCGCCGACGTTGATCAATCGCGAAGCAAGCGACGTCGCCGTGTCTTCAGGCTCGGTCATGCGCATGTGCTGGCGCGCGGCGACGGGCTGGAGCGAGGGGGCCGAAGTCTTCGTATGGTTCCCGTCTTCCTACGAGGACGACGAGGACCGACGCTACCCAGTCCTCTACATGCACGACGGCCAGAACCTCTTCGATCCCGCCCTCACCAACTACCAGAAGGAATGGGGCATGGACGAGGCAATCGCCCGATTGCACTCGCGCGGCGATCTTCGCGAATGGATCGTCGTCGGTATCCGCAGCCCCGAGCAGCGTTACATGACCCTGTTCCCGGAAAAGCTGGTCGATCACCTGCCCGCCGAACGGGTCGCTGCGCTGGCGAGCGTTTCGGGGAGCCCGATGATCGAGCGCGAGGCGCTGATGGGCGATGAATATCTTTTCTGGCTGACGAACACGCTGAAGGGTTTCATCGACGACGCGTACCGCACGCTGCCCGGGCCGGAGGACACGGCGGTGATGGGCAGTTCGATGGGCGGGCTGATGAGCCTTTATGCTCTTGCCGAATATCCCGACGTGTTCGGGCAGGCGGCGGCGGTATCGATTCACTATCCGCTCGGCGAACCCGAGGTGGGCGACGTGGCGGCCAATGTCGCCGATACGACCGCGGCGTGGGCGCGCTATCTGGAGACGAGCGCGATGCGCCCCGGGCCCAATCGGCTCTACATGGATCATGGCACCGCGACGCTGGACCAATATTATCCGCCCTACGCCGATGCCTTCGACGCGATGATGGCAGAACGGGGATGGGACGGCGCGGCGTACGAGAGCCGCCGCTTTTCGGGTGCGGAGCATGACGAGAATGCGTGGCGCGAGCGGGTCGATATCCCGCTGGCCTTTCTCGACCGCGAGGATCCCTAG